A single Armatimonadota bacterium DNA region contains:
- the thiE gene encoding thiamine phosphate synthase: MVGQLSGLYVITDSQLQPGRTHAQIARAAVEGGARFIQIRDKHASDREFYEAALEVRDITEAAGVMFFVNDRLDVAAAVGADGVNIGQNDLPVDIARGLLGEKVIIGVSADSIEQAKQAQEDGADYVGFGPIFTTTTKLDAGPVSGLETLRKVCHEVSIPVIAIGGISLENIGSVAANGAACAAVVSAVVCADDMVAATSDLAKEFTKFVGW, encoded by the coding sequence TTGGTTGGACAATTATCAGGACTCTACGTTATAACAGATTCGCAGCTCCAACCCGGACGCACGCATGCACAGATCGCCCGGGCAGCAGTCGAAGGTGGAGCCAGATTTATTCAGATCAGGGATAAGCACGCCTCGGACCGTGAGTTTTATGAAGCCGCGCTTGAGGTCAGAGATATCACGGAGGCGGCAGGCGTGATGTTTTTCGTCAACGACAGGCTCGATGTCGCCGCGGCGGTAGGTGCAGACGGCGTGAACATCGGCCAGAATGATCTGCCGGTGGATATTGCGCGGGGACTGCTTGGCGAAAAAGTGATCATCGGCGTATCGGCGGACAGCATTGAACAGGCGAAACAGGCGCAGGAAGACGGCGCGGATTACGTAGGGTTCGGTCCGATCTTTACGACTACAACCAAGCTCGACGCTGGACCCGTTTCAGGCCTTGAGACGCTCCGAAAAGTTTGTCATGAAGTATCGATCCCGGTGATCGCAATTGGCGGGATATCTCTCGAAAATATCGGTTCGGTTGCGGCAAATGGGGCGGCATGCGCGGCAGTAGTGTCGGCTGTCGTCTGCGCGGACGATATGGTCGCTGCAACATCTGACTTAGCTAAAGAATTTACAAAATTTGTAGGATGGTAA
- the thiC gene encoding phosphomethylpyrimidine synthase ThiC, translated as MTQLEAARKGKITPEMELVARDERINIDLLVRRIAEGKICIPKNARRDFASPRGVGLGLRTKVNANIGTSAAYPDLKDELIKLNVAIEAGADAVMDLSTGGDLTGIRKVILDKCPVPVGTVPIYEAAVNIAKERGAITRITGDDLLDVIERQAKQGVDFMTVHCGITKESIKRLRDQGRVTDVVSRGGAFLVKWIIANDKENPLYERYDDLLAIARDYDITLSLGDGFRPGCTADATDRAQIQELIILGELVKRAREAGVQTMVEGPGHVPLDQIAANMAIQKRLCEGAPFYVLGPLVTDIAPGYDHITSAIGGAIAATNGADFLCYVTPSEHLGLPTAKDVKDGVIASRIAGHAADLVKGIPGAKEWDLAMSKARKARDWNKQIELAIDPVRAKELRDQRSGGSEDVCSMCGELCAMKVVEEYLKKS; from the coding sequence TTGACACAATTGGAAGCAGCCCGAAAGGGCAAGATAACCCCTGAGATGGAACTGGTGGCAAGGGATGAGCGGATTAATATAGACTTGCTTGTTCGGCGCATCGCGGAGGGGAAAATTTGTATTCCAAAGAATGCAAGACGTGATTTTGCGTCACCAAGGGGCGTAGGGCTGGGCCTAAGGACCAAAGTGAACGCCAATATCGGAACATCCGCAGCGTATCCTGACCTTAAGGATGAACTGATCAAGCTCAACGTGGCGATAGAAGCAGGGGCTGATGCTGTGATGGACCTCTCCACAGGCGGAGACCTGACCGGCATCCGCAAAGTTATACTGGACAAATGTCCTGTTCCGGTTGGGACGGTCCCTATCTATGAGGCGGCTGTCAATATCGCGAAAGAGCGCGGAGCCATAACTCGTATCACAGGGGACGATCTGCTTGATGTAATAGAGCGGCAGGCAAAGCAGGGTGTGGACTTTATGACAGTCCACTGCGGGATCACAAAAGAGTCTATAAAAAGGCTGCGCGATCAGGGGCGTGTGACGGATGTCGTGAGCCGCGGCGGGGCATTTTTGGTAAAGTGGATCATCGCGAACGACAAAGAAAACCCGCTATATGAGAGATATGACGATCTGCTTGCGATTGCGCGGGACTACGACATTACCCTCAGCTTGGGAGACGGGTTCAGGCCGGGATGCACCGCCGACGCAACGGACAGAGCGCAGATTCAGGAGCTTATTATCCTGGGTGAGCTGGTCAAGCGCGCCAGGGAGGCCGGCGTCCAGACTATGGTCGAGGGGCCGGGGCATGTGCCGCTGGATCAGATTGCTGCGAATATGGCCATTCAGAAGCGGCTTTGCGAAGGCGCACCGTTTTATGTGCTTGGTCCTCTGGTAACCGACATTGCACCGGGTTATGATCACATAACATCGGCAATTGGCGGAGCTATCGCGGCAACAAACGGCGCAGATTTCCTTTGCTACGTCACTCCATCCGAACACCTGGGCTTGCCGACTGCGAAGGATGTGAAGGACGGCGTTATAGCCTCTCGAATCGCAGGACATGCTGCGGATTTGGTTAAGGGCATACCAGGCGCTAAGGAGTGGGATCTTGCGATGAGTAAGGCGCGCAAGGCTCGTGACTGGAACAAGCAGATAGAGCTTGCAATCGACCCGGTGCGCGCGAAGGAACTGCGTGACCAGCGCTCCGGCGGATCGGAAGACGTCTGCTCTATGTGCGGCGAGTTGTGCGCGATGAAGGTCGTAGAGGAATACTTGAAGAAATCTTAG
- the thiL gene encoding thiamine-phosphate kinase: protein MKISQLGGEAALINLIRDKFGAVTDANLALAIGDDAALIRCGESYMIVTTDLLVEKTHFRMDINEAYLLGWKSVAVNISDVAAMGGNPTYSFVSIGLPDVDVALVEKIYEGMYDVSNAFGSVIAGGDTVGSECGIVINVTQLGTVEQDKAARRSGAKVGDSIIVTNTLGDSLAGLQLLLKYGMDEARRISEFLVERHLKPEPRVYEARAAVETSVVRSMMDLSDGLSSDLAKLCEASGIGAKVFAEKLPTSEMLHIAAARLDTDPGTLAASGGEDYELLLTCASMDADTVINAIKSAGSSAAVIGEVVDESGVALVSSSGDRQPMPHGWSHF, encoded by the coding sequence ATGAAAATATCTCAACTGGGCGGCGAGGCCGCCCTTATTAATTTAATAAGAGACAAATTCGGCGCGGTGACCGATGCCAACCTCGCTCTGGCAATAGGTGACGACGCGGCGTTAATTCGATGCGGCGAGTCGTATATGATCGTCACAACTGATCTGCTGGTCGAAAAGACTCACTTTCGGATGGATATTAACGAGGCGTATCTGCTGGGTTGGAAGAGCGTGGCTGTCAATATCAGCGATGTGGCGGCGATGGGCGGGAATCCTACTTACTCTTTCGTCTCTATAGGTCTGCCGGATGTGGATGTAGCGCTGGTCGAGAAGATCTATGAGGGTATGTATGACGTCTCCAATGCATTCGGAAGCGTGATCGCGGGCGGGGACACTGTCGGAAGCGAATGCGGGATTGTCATCAACGTCACGCAGCTTGGGACTGTCGAGCAAGACAAAGCTGCCAGAAGAAGCGGCGCTAAGGTTGGTGACTCGATTATCGTTACCAATACTCTCGGCGACTCTCTGGCAGGGTTGCAGTTGCTTCTCAAGTATGGCATGGACGAAGCCAGACGGATAAGCGAGTTTCTGGTCGAAAGACATCTCAAACCAGAGCCCAGGGTATATGAGGCTCGCGCAGCTGTCGAGACGAGTGTGGTCCGCTCAATGATGGACCTGAGCGACGGGCTGTCATCAGACCTTGCGAAGCTGTGCGAGGCGTCCGGTATTGGGGCTAAAGTCTTTGCCGAAAAGCTCCCCACCTCTGAAATGCTGCATATTGCGGCTGCTCGGTTGGATACTGACCCTGGCACTCTGGCCGCAAGCGGCGGCGAGGACTATGAACTGCTCCTCACCTGCGCATCCATGGACGCCGATACGGTAATCAACGCGATCAAATCTGCAGGATCGAGCGCGGCTGTGATAGGCGAAGTGGTTGACGAAAGCGGGGTTGCACTGGTATCCTCAAGTGGAGACAGGCAGCCTATGCCTCATGGCTGGAGCCATTTCTGA
- a CDS encoding glycoside hydrolase family 43 protein — translation MKETVASSEFQVRDPFVLPVPEERRYYLYGTMLTKEERTIGAYFSIELKHWTGPVVIFRTDGKFWADKDYWAPEVHKYQGKYYMFASFKSDNHCRATQILVSEKPLGPFKPLTDKPITPQEWECLDGTFFVDDAGKPWIVFCHEWLQVSDGEIWALPLTEDLKEAAGRPVLLFKASDALWTKSVSGSDSHTKDMVTDGPFVYRTADGTLLMIWSSFGKNGYAMGIAQSESGKIQGPWKQLAKPLFEADGGHGMLFRDFDGRLICALHKPNVSPNERLNLIPISESGSKLILPNE, via the coding sequence GTGAAAGAGACAGTCGCATCATCTGAGTTTCAAGTCAGGGACCCGTTCGTGTTGCCCGTGCCTGAAGAACGCAGATATTACCTATATGGCACCATGCTGACCAAAGAAGAGCGAACTATTGGGGCATACTTCAGCATAGAATTAAAGCACTGGACAGGGCCGGTTGTCATCTTCAGGACAGACGGCAAGTTCTGGGCAGATAAAGACTACTGGGCGCCTGAAGTCCATAAGTATCAGGGCAAATATTATATGTTTGCCAGTTTCAAGTCTGATAACCACTGCCGTGCTACGCAGATTTTGGTATCAGAGAAGCCGCTCGGCCCGTTCAAGCCTTTGACCGACAAGCCGATCACTCCGCAGGAATGGGAATGCCTTGACGGCACGTTTTTCGTTGATGATGCTGGGAAGCCATGGATCGTCTTCTGCCATGAGTGGCTTCAGGTAAGCGACGGTGAAATATGGGCACTGCCACTTACTGAGGACCTAAAAGAGGCGGCTGGCAGACCTGTGCTGCTGTTTAAGGCATCTGACGCGCTATGGACAAAAAGTGTCTCGGGATCGGATTCCCACACCAAGGATATGGTCACTGATGGCCCATTTGTATACCGTACGGCTGATGGCACTCTGCTGATGATCTGGTCGAGCTTTGGAAAAAACGGGTATGCGATGGGAATTGCGCAGTCCGAATCCGGAAAAATACAAGGTCCTTGGAAGCAGTTGGCGAAGCCATTGTTTGAAGCAGACGGCGGCCACGGTATGCTCTTTCGTGATTTTGATGGAAGGCTGATCTGCGCGCTGCACAAACCTAATGTGTCGCCAAACGAACGGCTTAATCTGATACCAATATCCGAGTCCGGCAGCAAATTAATCCTGCCGAATGAATGA
- the tsaE gene encoding tRNA (adenosine(37)-N6)-threonylcarbamoyltransferase complex ATPase subunit type 1 TsaE, with amino-acid sequence MRKTIQTNSAEETMALGERLGKILCPGAVLALFGDLGAGKTTFTKGIARGLGLADDVHSPTFTLIHEHIGPTPLYHVDLYRLESEAEVDSLGIEEYIYSEGITIIEWADRMRSMLPPERLDIELKMKGDNDREMIFETTSPRLQAIVEEISKKC; translated from the coding sequence ATGCGTAAAACAATACAAACAAACAGCGCCGAGGAGACGATGGCTCTCGGCGAAAGATTGGGAAAGATACTGTGTCCGGGTGCTGTCCTGGCGCTTTTCGGTGACTTGGGCGCGGGCAAGACCACTTTCACAAAGGGAATAGCTAGAGGCCTCGGGCTGGCTGACGATGTACACAGCCCTACCTTTACTCTTATTCACGAGCACATAGGCCCAACCCCTCTCTATCATGTCGATCTATACCGGCTGGAAAGTGAAGCTGAGGTGGATTCTCTCGGTATCGAAGAATATATCTACAGCGAGGGAATAACAATCATAGAATGGGCAGACAGAATGAGATCGATGCTGCCGCCGGAGAGGCTGGATATTGAGCTGAAAATGAAGGGCGATAATGATCGAGAAATGATTTTCGAGACCACCTCGCCCAGGCTGCAGGCCATCGTCGAGGAGATAAGTAAGAAATGCTGA
- the tsaB gene encoding tRNA (adenosine(37)-N6)-threonylcarbamoyltransferase complex dimerization subunit type 1 TsaB, producing MLTVAIDSSQDMCTLALGRKTQLLSEYHFHHKMSLLRRLVPNIEMMLSDAGHKPQDLDAVFVSLGPGSFTGLRIGITTAKTLAWTLGKPIIGVPTLDAIAMGAADTAVEIICPMIFARANEVYWTLMDSTAEVRLAEYEVSPVSDVLLGVEKRGLKACFCGTGATRNAEKIRHKFGNEAVVTKPWTDFARGAALLDLGNKRLSEGHIDDAITLTPMYIRKPTPVVKLEAGELDIK from the coding sequence ATGCTGACAGTTGCAATCGATTCATCACAGGATATGTGCACGCTCGCGCTCGGGCGCAAAACACAACTCCTGTCTGAATATCATTTTCACCACAAAATGAGCCTGCTGCGTAGACTTGTGCCCAATATCGAGATGATGCTCTCTGATGCCGGCCATAAGCCTCAAGATTTGGACGCAGTGTTCGTATCTCTGGGACCCGGTTCGTTCACGGGCCTCAGGATAGGAATAACGACCGCTAAAACGCTGGCATGGACACTTGGAAAGCCTATAATAGGCGTGCCTACGCTCGACGCAATCGCAATGGGCGCGGCGGATACTGCCGTCGAGATAATATGCCCCATGATCTTTGCGCGGGCAAATGAAGTCTACTGGACGCTGATGGACTCGACTGCTGAAGTAAGACTGGCTGAATATGAGGTTTCGCCTGTATCCGACGTGCTTCTCGGGGTTGAGAAAAGAGGCTTGAAAGCCTGTTTTTGCGGCACTGGAGCCACTCGCAATGCAGAAAAGATAAGGCACAAGTTCGGCAACGAGGCTGTTGTGACCAAACCCTGGACAGACTTCGCAAGAGGCGCGGCTCTGCTCGATCTGGGTAACAAGCGATTGAGTGAGGGGCACATTGATGATGCTATCACACTCACCCCGATGTATATACGCAAACCAACGCCTGTTGTGAAGTTGGAAGCAGGCGAACTGGATATTAAATAA